From a single Natronorubrum tibetense GA33 genomic region:
- the acs gene encoding acetate--CoA ligase, whose translation MSQEDANLEARLEEQETFEPPESFVEQANVSDPGIYEEFEENWPDCWERAADLLSWEEEYDTVLDDDDAPFYEWFTNGRLNASYNCIDRHVEGDRADEVAIEWEGELGETRSYTYNELLEEVEEFAATLRELGVEEDDIVTLYLPMIPELPIAMLACARIGAPHAVVFAGFSADALATRMNAGESEYLVTCDGYYRRGDALDHISKANEGLEGVDHEVSDVVVVDRLGDDLEHDLADNQHDYDDLVAEQAGASVDPVSRDAEDMLFLMYTSGTTGKPKGVKHTTGGYLAYTAWTSHAVLDVEPDDTYWCAADIGWITGHSYIVYGPLALGTTTMMYEGTPDYPEKDRMWELVEKNSVDIFYTAPTAIRAFMKWGEQYPAEHDLSSLRLLGTVGEPINPRAWKWYYKHIGGENCPIVDTWWQTETGGMMITTLPGINEMKPGSAGPPLPGIDARIVDAQGEEISAGEAGYVTINNPWPGMLRTLYNNDERFINEYWSEYSDEEADEWVYFPEDGAKIDEDGFITVLGRVDDVINVSGHRLGTMEIESAVVGVEGIAEAAVVGGDHEVKGEAVYVYAISEDGYETGDELEERVMQGVLDSIGPIAKPEEIIFTPELPKTRSGKIMRRLLENIASGDELGNTSTLRNPEVVDEIAEQVDID comes from the coding sequence ATGTCACAGGAGGATGCCAACCTCGAGGCCCGTCTCGAGGAACAGGAGACGTTCGAGCCCCCCGAGTCGTTCGTCGAACAGGCGAACGTCTCGGACCCGGGGATTTACGAAGAGTTCGAAGAGAACTGGCCCGACTGCTGGGAGCGGGCCGCCGACCTGCTGTCGTGGGAGGAGGAGTACGACACCGTTCTCGACGACGACGACGCGCCGTTCTACGAGTGGTTCACGAACGGGCGGCTGAACGCCTCGTACAACTGTATCGACCGCCACGTCGAGGGCGACCGCGCCGACGAGGTCGCGATCGAGTGGGAAGGCGAACTCGGCGAGACGCGCAGCTACACCTATAACGAACTGCTCGAGGAAGTCGAAGAGTTCGCTGCGACGCTCCGTGAGCTCGGCGTCGAGGAGGACGACATCGTCACCCTCTACCTGCCGATGATCCCGGAGCTCCCGATCGCGATGCTCGCGTGTGCCCGAATCGGTGCCCCACACGCGGTCGTCTTCGCGGGCTTCTCCGCGGACGCGCTCGCGACGCGAATGAACGCCGGCGAGAGTGAGTATCTCGTCACCTGCGACGGCTACTACCGGCGCGGGGACGCGCTCGATCACATCTCGAAGGCCAACGAGGGCCTCGAAGGCGTCGACCACGAGGTTTCGGACGTCGTGGTCGTCGACCGACTGGGCGACGATCTCGAGCACGATCTCGCGGACAACCAGCACGACTACGACGACCTCGTCGCCGAACAGGCAGGCGCGAGCGTGGATCCGGTCTCGAGAGACGCCGAGGACATGCTGTTCCTGATGTACACGTCGGGAACGACCGGCAAGCCGAAGGGCGTCAAACACACGACCGGTGGCTATCTGGCTTACACCGCCTGGACGAGCCACGCCGTGCTCGATGTCGAGCCCGACGACACCTACTGGTGTGCGGCCGACATCGGCTGGATTACCGGCCACTCCTACATCGTCTACGGGCCGCTCGCGCTCGGGACCACGACGATGATGTACGAGGGGACGCCGGACTATCCCGAGAAGGACCGAATGTGGGAACTCGTCGAGAAGAATTCGGTCGACATCTTCTACACCGCGCCGACGGCCATCCGCGCGTTCATGAAGTGGGGAGAGCAGTACCCCGCCGAACACGACCTATCGTCGCTCCGCTTGCTCGGAACCGTCGGTGAGCCGATCAACCCGCGGGCGTGGAAGTGGTACTACAAGCACATCGGCGGCGAGAACTGCCCCATCGTCGACACCTGGTGGCAGACCGAAACTGGCGGCATGATGATCACGACGCTTCCGGGGATCAACGAGATGAAACCCGGCTCCGCCGGACCGCCGCTGCCGGGAATCGACGCCCGGATCGTCGACGCACAGGGTGAGGAGATCTCGGCCGGTGAGGCCGGTTACGTCACGATCAACAACCCGTGGCCCGGGATGCTCCGGACGCTGTACAACAACGACGAGCGGTTCATCAACGAGTACTGGTCGGAGTACTCCGACGAGGAGGCCGACGAGTGGGTCTACTTCCCTGAAGACGGCGCGAAGATCGACGAAGACGGCTTCATCACCGTCCTCGGCCGGGTCGACGACGTGATCAACGTCTCCGGCCACCGGCTCGGAACGATGGAGATCGAGTCGGCCGTCGTCGGCGTTGAAGGAATCGCCGAAGCCGCCGTCGTCGGCGGCGACCACGAGGTCAAAGGCGAGGCCGTCTACGTCTACGCCATTTCCGAAGACGGCTACGAAACCGGCGACGAACTCGAGGAACGCGTCATGCAGGGCGTACTGGATTCGATCGGCCCGATCGCGAAACCGGAGGAGATCATCTTCACGCCGGAACTGCCGAAGACGCGCTCGGGCAAAATCATGCGGCGGTTGCTGGAGAACATCGCGAGCGGCGACGAGTTGGGTAACACCTCCACGCTGCGGAATCCGGAGGTCGTCGACGAGATCGCCGAACAGGTCGACATCGACTGA
- a CDS encoding DUF4212 domain-containing protein, producing MSDNSSQGSEPTAETDGGVTTEAYLDKEINIFKPATPFMRDHLRVIWLSFVAWILVVFGPTTATLLAPDLMTGTTILGGFPLHFFLAAIFTPLAALLLSVAYAMQRDRLDSKYDISHDEETESGSAVAADGGESE from the coding sequence ATGTCAGACAATAGCTCTCAAGGTTCGGAGCCGACCGCCGAAACGGACGGCGGTGTCACGACGGAAGCGTACCTCGATAAGGAAATAAATATATTCAAGCCAGCGACGCCGTTCATGCGAGATCATCTGCGGGTGATCTGGCTCTCGTTTGTCGCATGGATACTCGTCGTCTTCGGCCCGACGACGGCGACGCTGCTGGCGCCGGATCTCATGACCGGGACGACGATTCTGGGCGGGTTTCCGCTGCACTTCTTCCTCGCAGCGATCTTTACGCCCCTCGCGGCCTTGCTGCTCTCGGTCGCCTACGCCATGCAGCGCGACCGCCTCGACAGCAAGTACGACATCTCTCACGACGAGGAAACCGAGTCCGGCAGCGCCGTCGCCGCGGACGGAGGTGAGTCCGAATGA
- a CDS encoding solute symporter family protein codes for MIEAVDPVILQETALDVGEFKLVPALTVAAMLALFLGVGYFFRVAAVDELWVAGRSIGSIENGMAIGANWMSAASYLGVAALVATAGYFGLAYVVGWTTGYFILLIFLAAQFRRFGKYTAPDFVGDRFYSDWARGIAAFTTLAIAFTYAIGQASGMGLMAQYIFGISYEAGVILLMAVTIGYVALSGMLGTTKNMAIQYVILIVAFTLGLYATGWTQGWSTALPYLEAGPQVAEAASIEAQFVEPFANASYYAWIALAFSLIVGTCGLPHVLVRFYTVDNERTARWSTVWGLFFICLLYWGTATYAAFGGLLYDSEVSGGEGFTGMAGSEADALVVLTAQLADLPTWLVGLVAAGAVAAALATTAGLFITASSAAAHDIYTNLYKEDATQREQMLVGRATIVGIGILVALIGLNPPALIGELVAMSFAIAGTVFFPVFFLGLWWENTTREGALSGMIVGILISFGAILNDTAIPMYTGVEEAVLPGLATYLPGTSSALIGVPVVFATIIVVSVLTDEPPEDIKRLVRQCHSPEPMSQMESAEDAAADGGAPADD; via the coding sequence ATGATCGAGGCGGTCGATCCGGTGATCCTCCAGGAAACTGCCCTCGACGTCGGTGAGTTCAAACTGGTGCCGGCGCTCACAGTCGCCGCGATGCTGGCGCTGTTCCTCGGCGTCGGCTACTTTTTCCGGGTCGCCGCGGTTGACGAGCTGTGGGTCGCCGGACGATCCATCGGCTCGATCGAGAACGGGATGGCGATCGGTGCCAACTGGATGAGCGCCGCGTCGTACCTCGGTGTCGCGGCGCTCGTCGCGACGGCGGGCTACTTCGGCCTGGCGTACGTCGTCGGCTGGACGACGGGCTACTTCATCCTGCTCATCTTCCTGGCCGCCCAGTTCCGCCGATTCGGGAAGTACACGGCTCCCGACTTCGTCGGTGACCGGTTCTACTCCGACTGGGCGCGCGGGATCGCGGCGTTCACCACGCTCGCGATTGCGTTCACCTACGCGATCGGCCAGGCAAGCGGGATGGGACTGATGGCCCAGTACATCTTCGGCATCTCCTATGAGGCCGGCGTCATCCTGCTGATGGCCGTCACCATCGGCTACGTCGCCCTCTCGGGCATGCTGGGGACGACGAAGAATATGGCCATCCAGTACGTCATCCTCATCGTCGCCTTTACCCTCGGCCTGTACGCCACCGGCTGGACCCAGGGTTGGTCCACTGCGCTGCCGTACTTAGAAGCCGGGCCGCAGGTCGCCGAGGCGGCGAGCATCGAGGCCCAGTTCGTCGAGCCGTTCGCGAACGCGAGCTACTACGCCTGGATCGCCCTGGCGTTCAGTCTGATCGTGGGGACCTGTGGACTGCCACACGTCCTCGTGCGGTTCTACACGGTCGACAACGAGCGCACCGCGCGCTGGTCGACCGTCTGGGGCCTGTTCTTCATCTGCCTGCTGTACTGGGGAACGGCCACCTACGCCGCGTTCGGTGGACTCCTCTACGACAGTGAGGTTAGCGGTGGCGAGGGCTTCACCGGCATGGCCGGCTCCGAGGCCGACGCACTGGTCGTGTTGACCGCCCAACTCGCCGACCTGCCAACGTGGCTCGTCGGACTGGTCGCCGCCGGTGCCGTCGCCGCGGCGCTCGCGACGACGGCTGGGCTGTTCATCACCGCCTCTTCGGCGGCAGCCCACGACATCTACACGAACCTCTACAAGGAGGACGCGACCCAGCGCGAGCAGATGCTCGTCGGCCGCGCGACGATCGTCGGAATCGGTATCCTCGTCGCACTCATCGGCCTGAACCCGCCGGCGCTGATCGGCGAACTCGTCGCGATGTCCTTCGCGATCGCCGGCACCGTCTTCTTCCCCGTGTTCTTCCTCGGACTCTGGTGGGAGAACACGACTCGAGAGGGTGCCCTCTCGGGGATGATCGTCGGCATCCTGATCTCGTTCGGCGCGATCCTGAACGATACCGCGATCCCGATGTACACTGGCGTCGAAGAGGCGGTTCTCCCCGGACTCGCGACCTACCTTCCGGGGACCTCTTCGGCACTCATTGGCGTTCCGGTCGTCTTTGCGACCATCATCGTCGTCTCGGTGCTCACGGACGAGCCCCCAGAAGACATTAAACGCCTCGTTCGACAGTGCCACAGCCCAGAACCGATGAGCCAAATGGAATCGGCCGAAGACGCCGCCGCTGACGGCGGCGCACCAGCAGACGACTAA
- a CDS encoding universal stress protein, producing the protein MYDTILVPTDGSDVAANAVDHAIDLAEKYDAVVHALYVIDTSAMDISLGTEQVDRIRQGKYDEMPEIQERANKATGNVASQARERGLEVTESVIAGQPHSRIADYADDHDVDLIVMGSAGRGGVKRVLLGSVAERTLRTTDIPVLVVDIRED; encoded by the coding sequence ATGTACGACACGATACTCGTTCCCACTGACGGCAGCGACGTTGCAGCGAACGCGGTCGATCACGCGATCGACCTCGCCGAAAAGTACGACGCCGTCGTCCACGCGCTGTACGTCATCGACACCAGCGCGATGGACATCAGCCTCGGCACCGAACAGGTCGACCGCATCCGACAGGGCAAGTACGACGAGATGCCCGAGATACAGGAGCGCGCCAACAAGGCGACCGGTAACGTCGCCAGCCAGGCGCGCGAACGCGGTCTCGAGGTGACCGAATCGGTCATCGCCGGCCAACCGCACAGTCGGATCGCGGACTACGCCGACGACCACGACGTCGACCTCATCGTCATGGGGTCGGCCGGTCGCGGCGGCGTCAAACGCGTCCTGCTCGGCAGCGTCGCCGAGCGAACGCTGCGGACGACCGACATTCCGGTCCTCGTGGTCGACATCCGAGAGGACTGA
- a CDS encoding cupin domain-containing protein, translating to MEKVNESDLAWTEYDPNPKDTAFRRKELSSAVDADELGCSLYELPPGMRSWPYHYHTANEEALYVLSGTGLLRTADGEASLTAGDFVTLPADVSGGHRIVNDSEESLRYLMVSTMNEPDITVYPEMEKFGVFVGSPPGGRDERTFDGYYRIDDDVDYWDE from the coding sequence ATGGAGAAGGTAAACGAGTCCGACCTCGCGTGGACCGAGTACGACCCCAATCCTAAAGACACCGCGTTCCGGCGCAAGGAGCTCTCGAGCGCCGTCGACGCCGACGAACTCGGCTGTAGCCTGTACGAACTCCCGCCGGGGATGCGCTCGTGGCCGTATCACTACCACACGGCCAACGAGGAGGCGTTGTACGTCCTCTCGGGGACGGGGCTGCTCCGAACTGCGGACGGCGAGGCGTCGCTGACGGCCGGCGACTTCGTCACCCTCCCGGCGGACGTAAGCGGCGGCCATCGAATCGTCAACGACAGCGAGGAGTCGCTCCGATACCTGATGGTCTCGACGATGAACGAACCAGATATCACCGTCTACCCCGAGATGGAGAAGTTCGGCGTCTTCGTCGGCTCACCGCCGGGCGGCCGCGACGAACGGACGTTCGACGGCTACTACCGAATCGACGACGACGTGGACTACTGGGACGAGTAA